In the Pleuronectes platessa chromosome 8, fPlePla1.1, whole genome shotgun sequence genome, one interval contains:
- the LOC128446369 gene encoding zinc finger MYM-type protein 1-like, which yields MANENSIVAIHRTPFNRRSDVDKKKLKEMGPDRPDLKLEQISTDRGRTYKRSFSSSLYANRSWLAGCAVSNAFFCFPCLLFQCTGTEILWTTTGMRDLKHFTQKCKKHESSRCHLTNSMKLSLFGRLSIAEQLDEGYRIGIRKHNEEVRKNRHILSRIIDCIKFCGAFELALRGHDESESSDNPGIFRGLVDVVASLDGALKDHLDSATVFKGTSKTVQNELLDCMLAVVREKIISEIQSSDFLSIQADETTDISTQTQLVLVLRYLNGANLEERFFEFIPLQSATAATIAMALKERLAAILPGEQKVKLICQAYDGASVMRGTSSGVQKRIQDDYPTAHYIHCYAHQLNLIMQQATSHIVKVKNFFSDLGGLAAFFSRSPKRTVVLDKTVARRLPTASNVRWNFHSRAVNTVFEHRDDLIDCFERIRASDGFDDKTSHEAGGHIRLLEDPDFNFFLKLFHRIMPHVDILYAKLQNRNIDSVYINRCIQQFQEDIQKIRDSVHAMVVEHRSGSEQPRKRRAIDQDELKRIATEVCDTILGHTKERFAFKDHLISATLLDSPQFDHYLDAFPEVALATTLKAYPVLDGSRLKTELTLIYGSEEFRTCRGAVDLYQLFKDNNLSEVFSETETLLKIIITTPMATAEAERCFSTLKRVKTFLRNTMTQDRLSALAMLSMEKRLVTDMIDFNQKVIERFASLKERRAKFLYK from the exons ATGGCGAATGAAAACTCTATTGTAGCTATTCACAGAACACCATTCAATCGACGATCGGATGTCGATaaaaagaaactaaaagaaATGGGACCTGACCGTCCGGATTTAAAACTTGAACAGATAAGCACTGACCGCGGAAGAACCTACAAGCGGAGCTTCTCCTCCAGCCTTTATGCTAACCGGAGCTGGTTAGCGGGCTGTGCAGTGAGTAATGCGTTTTTTTGTTTCCCCTGCTTGTTGTTCCAATGTACTGGGACTGAAATACTCTGGACTACAACGGGGATGAGGGATCTAAAGCACTTCACCCAGAAATGCAAGAAACACGAATCGTCTCGCTGCCATCTCACTAACAGCATGAAGCTAAGTCTCTTTGGGAGACTGAGTATAGCGGAACAGCTCGACGAAGGGTACCGAATTGGCATCCGTAAACACAATGAGGAAGTAAGGAAGAACAGGCACATTCTCTCAAGAATTATAGACTGTATTAAGTTCTGTGGTGCATTTGAGTTGGCACTGCGTGGTCATGATGAGAGCGAGAGCTCTGATAACCCAGGGATATTTCGTGGCTTGGTGGACGTTGTTGCCTCACTCGACGGTGCACTGAAAGACCATCTCGACAGCGCGACTGTGTTCAAGGGAACATCCAAAACGGTCCAGAATGAACTTCTTGACTGTATGCTGGCTGTTGTTAGGGAAAAGATCATAAGCGAGATTCAAAGCAGCGATTTTCTATCGATCCAAGCAGATGAGACCACGGATATTAGCACACAAACCCAGCTTGTGCTTGTGCTTCGCTACTTAAATGGTGCTAACCTGGAGGAAAGATTCTTTGAGTTCATCCCTCTGCAGTCAGCTACAGCAGCGACCATTGCCATGGCATTAAAAGAACGCCTTGCTGCCATCCTCCCAGGTGAGCAGAAAGTTAAACTCATCTGCCAGGCATATGACGGTGCCAGTGTAATGAGGGGTACCTCTTCAGGTGTTCAGAAGAGAATCCAGGACGACTACCCAACTGCCCACTATATCCACTGCTATGCCCATCAGCTCAATCTTATAATGCAACAGGCCACCTCTCACATTGTTAAAGTCAAGAACTTTTTTTCTGACTTGGGTGGATTAGCTGCGTTCTTTTCAAGATCCCCGAAGCGGACCGTTGTCCTTGATAAAACAGTGGCCCGTAGACTGCCAACGGCCAGCAATGTGAGGTGGAACTTTCACAGCCGTGCCGTCAATACTGTGTTTGAGCACAGAGATGACCTCATTGACTGCTTTGAAAGAATTCGAGCATCAGATGGCTTTGATGACAAGACCAGCCACGAAGCAGGAGGCCACATCAGGCTACTGGAGGATCCTGATTTCAACTTCTTCCTTAAACTGTTTCATCGGATAATGCCACACGTGGACATTCTCTATGCCAAGCTCCAGAACAGAAACATAGATTCAGTCTATATAAATCGCTGCATCCAGCAGTTCCAAGAGGACATACAAAAAATCAG agattCAGTCCATGCAATGGTGGTGGAGCACAGGAGTGGCTCTGAGCAGCCGAGGAAGCGCCGGGCTATCGATCAAGATGAGCTTAAAAGGATTGCCACAGAG GTATGCGACACCATACTTGGACACACCAAGGAACGCTTTGCCTTCAAGGACCACCTCATCAGTGCCACCTTACTGGACAGCCCCCAGTTTGACCACTACCTCGATGCATTCCCTGAAGTTGCTCTGGCCACAACATTGAAGGCCTATCCTGTGCTCGATGGAAGTAGGCTGAAGACAGAGCTTACCCTCATCTATGGCTCAGAAGAATTCCGAACCTGTCGTGGTGCTGTGGATCTTTACCAGTTGTTCAAAGACAATAACCTTTCTGAGGTATtttcagagacagaaacactgctTAAAATCATCATCACAACTCCCATGGCCACTGCTGAGGCTGAGAGGTGTTTTTCAACACTGAAAAGGGTTAAAACCTTTCTCAGGAACACAATGACTCAGGACAGACTGAGTGCCTTAGCCATGCTCTCAATGGAAAAAAGGCTTGTCACAGACATGATTGACTTTAACCAGAAGGTGATAGAGAGATTTGCCAGCTTGAAAGAGAGGAGGGCTAAGTTTCTTTACAAGTAG